In one window of Thermomicrobiales bacterium DNA:
- a CDS encoding methylated-DNA--[protein]-cysteine S-methyltransferase: MIGAMLRRAIWESPFGRAYLLAGTDGLLRLEFRREQPDWWVNWAQRWVGRDAEIVDGPVAGADAVVEQSIAELDAYASGDVREFTTPLDPRGTPFQQAVWAAVRAVPYGQTRSYGQIADQIGRPKAVRATGAANGANPLSIYVPCHRIIGADGSLRDYGGGLEIKAALLEMEHAHAPAV, translated from the coding sequence ATGATCGGGGCGATGCTTCGGCGGGCGATCTGGGAATCGCCATTCGGTCGCGCCTATCTGCTGGCTGGAACCGACGGTCTGCTCCGGCTGGAGTTTCGCCGCGAGCAGCCCGACTGGTGGGTGAACTGGGCTCAACGCTGGGTTGGCCGCGATGCCGAGATCGTCGATGGTCCGGTGGCCGGAGCGGACGCCGTCGTCGAGCAGTCCATCGCCGAGCTGGATGCGTATGCGTCCGGTGATGTCCGCGAGTTCACGACGCCGCTCGATCCGCGTGGCACGCCGTTCCAGCAGGCAGTCTGGGCGGCGGTGCGCGCTGTGCCGTATGGGCAGACACGCAGCTACGGGCAGATCGCCGACCAGATCGGGCGGCCGAAGGCGGTGCGGGCAACTGGTGCGGCGAACGGTGCGAACCCGCTGTCGATCTACGTGCCCTGCCACCGCATCATTGGCGCAGACGGGTCATTGCGGGATTACGGTGGTGGGCTGGAGATCAAGGCCGCGCTGCTCGAAATGGAACATGCTCACGCGCCTGCCGTCTGA
- a CDS encoding YjbE family putative metal transport protein (Members of this highly hydrophobic protein family,regularly are found preceded by the yybP-ykoY manganese riboswitch (see RF00080). A metal cation transport function is proposed.) yields the protein MTLALITGTLTIIIINILLSGDNAVVIAMASRRLPPRERRRAILAGGAGAIILRVLFTIIAGLLLQIPLLQAIGGVMLVWISWRLLRDEGDEQDIQAATTVWGAFQTIVIADLLMSLDNILAISGAAEGSLSLLIFGLVASMPIILFSSTLIARLMNRLPWLSLVGAIILTITAARMVIDDAVIDAHISHTHHAIVLVILAVAFTLVAVGPSLAARNWTTHAEHGNTPQPEA from the coding sequence TCATCAACATCCTGCTATCCGGGGACAACGCAGTCGTCATCGCGATGGCGTCGCGGCGTCTGCCGCCGCGCGAACGCCGACGCGCGATCCTCGCGGGCGGTGCCGGCGCGATCATCCTGCGCGTGCTCTTCACGATCATCGCCGGACTGCTGCTGCAGATCCCGCTGCTGCAGGCAATTGGCGGGGTGATGCTGGTCTGGATCTCGTGGCGCTTGCTGCGTGACGAAGGCGACGAGCAGGATATCCAGGCGGCGACAACCGTCTGGGGAGCGTTTCAGACGATCGTCATCGCCGATCTGTTGATGAGCCTCGACAACATTCTGGCCATCAGCGGTGCAGCTGAGGGGTCGCTCTCGCTGCTCATCTTCGGGCTGGTGGCCTCGATGCCGATCATCCTGTTCTCATCAACGCTGATTGCCCGGCTGATGAACCGGCTGCCGTGGCTCAGCCTCGTCGGTGCGATCATCCTGACGATCACGGCGGCGCGCATGGTCATTGACGACGCAGTGATCGACGCCCATATCAGTCACACCCACCACGCCATCGTGCTGGTGATTCTGGCAGTGGCGTTTACGCTCGTCGCCGTCGGGCCATCACTCGCCGCGCGCAACTGGACGACACACGCCGAACACGGCAACACGCCTCAACCGGAAGCCTGA
- the pepF gene encoding oligoendopeptidase F: protein MPRLAALQGTIGDGAGQLLAVLRLQDSMGERLGRIFGWAGLRKDEDNSNAGAIANYDRAVKLSIDAGEVNSFVEPEILALPDGTIDAYLTAEPDLELYRHGLEDLLRQRAHVLSADQERLLAAAGEMAMAPGHIFDMLNDADMRYGTVTDEAGNDVVLTKGNYSRLMESRTRSVRQQAFAQLHQEYRDHRNALAAIYAASVKADAFYARVHNYGSSIEAALAPHNIPVTVYDTLIETVNSRLDVLHRYIALRKKVLGLDSLGVYDLYVPIVPEVDREFTYQQGVDTVLGALGSLGDDYRATLAGGFDSRWVDVYENVGKSSGAYSWGVYGVHPFILMNWSGRLRDVFTLAHESGHAMHSYYSSTTQPYTYSHYTLFVAEVASTVNELLMNDALRRQTGDRAFEMYLVNNALEDIRGTLFRQTMFAEFERWAHERVEAGEALTPDLLDQHYADLCARYYGPDVTVDEHVAAEWSRIPHFYRAFYVYQYATGISAAVALSRQIIEEGEPARQRYRAFLSGGSSRYSLDLLRDAGVDMTTAAPVERALDAFTALLDELERLLDGAA from the coding sequence ATGCCGCGGCTGGCGGCGCTGCAGGGCACGATTGGCGACGGCGCGGGGCAACTGCTGGCCGTGCTGCGGCTGCAGGATTCGATGGGCGAACGGCTTGGGCGTATCTTCGGCTGGGCCGGACTGCGCAAGGACGAGGACAACAGCAACGCGGGGGCGATCGCGAACTACGATCGCGCCGTGAAGCTCAGCATCGACGCCGGCGAGGTTAACTCGTTCGTCGAGCCGGAGATCCTGGCGCTGCCGGACGGGACGATTGATGCCTATTTGACGGCCGAGCCGGACCTTGAGCTATATCGCCACGGCCTCGAAGATCTTTTGCGGCAGCGTGCGCATGTGCTGTCCGCTGATCAGGAGCGCTTGCTGGCTGCCGCCGGTGAGATGGCGATGGCACCGGGCCACATCTTCGACATGCTTAATGATGCCGACATGCGCTATGGCACCGTCACCGACGAGGCAGGTAACGACGTTGTGCTCACCAAGGGCAACTACTCGCGACTGATGGAGAGCAGAACGCGAAGTGTCCGGCAGCAGGCGTTCGCACAACTCCATCAGGAGTATCGCGACCACCGCAACGCGCTGGCGGCGATCTACGCGGCCAGCGTCAAGGCGGACGCGTTCTACGCGCGCGTGCACAACTATGGATCGTCGATCGAAGCGGCGCTTGCACCGCACAACATCCCGGTAACGGTCTACGACACGCTCATCGAGACGGTGAACAGCCGCCTCGACGTGCTGCATCGCTATATCGCCCTGCGCAAGAAGGTCCTCGGGCTGGATTCGCTGGGTGTCTACGACCTGTACGTGCCGATAGTCCCGGAGGTCGATCGCGAGTTCACCTACCAGCAGGGCGTCGATACCGTCCTCGGTGCGCTCGGCTCGCTTGGTGATGACTACCGTGCAACGCTGGCCGGTGGTTTCGATTCGCGCTGGGTCGATGTTTACGAGAACGTCGGCAAGTCGAGCGGTGCCTACTCGTGGGGCGTCTACGGCGTCCACCCGTTCATCCTGATGAACTGGTCCGGGCGGCTGCGCGATGTCTTCACACTGGCCCACGAGTCCGGCCACGCCATGCACTCGTACTACTCCAGCACGACACAACCGTACACCTATAGCCACTACACGCTCTTCGTCGCTGAGGTCGCGTCGACGGTCAACGAGCTGCTGATGAACGATGCGCTGCGACGGCAGACCGGCGACCGCGCGTTCGAGATGTATCTGGTGAACAACGCGCTGGAGGACATTCGCGGCACGCTCTTCCGCCAGACGATGTTCGCCGAGTTCGAGCGCTGGGCGCACGAGCGGGTTGAGGCCGGCGAGGCGCTGACGCCGGACCTGCTCGATCAGCACTACGCCGACCTCTGCGCGCGCTACTACGGGCCGGATGTCACAGTTGATGAGCATGTGGCAGCCGAGTGGTCGCGCATTCCGCATTTCTACCGCGCGTTCTACGTTTATCAGTACGCGACCGGCATCTCGGCAGCGGTCGCGCTCTCGCGCCAGATCATCGAGGAGGGCGAGCCCGCCCGGCAGCGCTACCGCGCGTTCCTGTCCGGCGGGTCGTCGCGCTACTCGCTCGACCTGCTCCGTGATGCCGGTGTTGATATGACAACGGCTGCGCCGGTCGAGCGCGCGCTGGATGCGTTCACTGCCCTGCTGGACGAGCTGGAGCGACTGCTGGACGGTGCCGCATGA